The sequence CCAGTGCCGGCCGATCCGGCCGCGACCGCCCAGAAGATCGCCGACCGGCACTTCGGCGTCGGCGGCGACGGCATGATCCTGATCTGTCCGTCCACGGTCGCCGATGCCCGGATGCGGATGTTCAACGCCGACGGCAGCGAGTCGGAAATGTGCGGCAACGGCGTCCGCTGCGTGGCCAAGTTCGTCTACGACCACGGCATCGCCCGCAAGCCCACGCTCAAGATCGAGACCGGCCGCGGGGTGTTGTCGCTCGACGTCGAGGTGCAAAACGATCGGGTCCAGCAAGTGCGCGTCGACATGGGAGAGCCGATCCTCGAAGCGGCCAACATCCCGGTCGCACTGCCGGGCGAAGCCGCGGAGCGAATCGTCAACTTCCCCTTGGACCGTTACATCCCGTTTCGCGGGCCGGCCGAGTGGATGGACGCCTGCGGCATCGACATGCACATGACCTGCGTGTCGACGGGAAACCCGCACCTGATGATCTATTGCCACGACGTGGCGGCGGTGCCGCTCGAGACGGTCGGCCCCTGGCTCGAACGCCAGCCGATCTTTCCGCGCCGCATCAATGTTCACTTCGTGCAGGTTCATTCCCCCGGCGAAGTCACCATGCGCACCTGGGAGCGGGGCAGCGGCATCACGCTGGCCTGTGGCACCGGGGCGAGCGCGGTCTGTGTGGCCGGCGTGTTGACCGGGCTGTCCGATCGCCAGATCCTGGCCCACCTGCCCGGCGGCGATTTGCGCCTGGAATGGAACGAAGCGAACAATCACGTCTTCATGACAGGCCCCGCCGTCGAAGTATTCAGCGGGGAATGGAAGGATGGAAGTTGCTAGTTGCTGGTTCCTAGTTGCAAGTGAAAGGCGTCGAGCGGTGTATCTTTACTAGCCGCTAGCAACTAGCAACCAGTAACTTTTCTCCCCAACCGGCACGGATGCCAACGCAATGAAACTTCGCTCTCCTGCTCTCGTCGGCGCGGCTGGACTGGCCGCGGCCCATACGATCCGCGCGTGGATGTCGACGCTCGACTATCGCGTCGCCTATTACGACGAGTCGATCGATCCGGTGAAGCCGAGCTACTCGGGGCAGAAGATTTACGTCTTCTGGCACGAGTACATCCTGTTCCCACTCTACCTGCGCGGCTATTGCAATCTGGCCATGCTGCTCAGCCGGCACGGCGACGCCGACCTGCTGACGCGCGTGGCCCATCACTTGGGTTTCGACTTTGTCCGCGGCTCGACCTACCGGGGAGCGGCCGCGGCGCTGCGGCAGATGGCCGAGAAGAGTCGCACCATGAACCTGACCATCACCCCCGACGGCCCGCGCGGCCCGCGCCGCGAACTGGCTCAGGGGCCCGTCTATCTAGCGTCGAAGCTAGGGCTGCCGATCGTGGCGATGGGCTTTGGATACGACCGCCCCTGGCGGTTGAAATCGTGGGACCGGTTCGCAATTCCGCGCCCTTTTTCTCGCGCTCGGGCGGTGGTCAGTCCCGAGTTGCATGTGCCGGCCGACCTCGATCGTGATGGGGTCGAAGAACACCGGCTGTCGGTCGAAGCGCTGCTGCGCCGTTTGACGCTCGAAGCCGAAGCCTGGGCCGAAAGCGGCACGCGCAAGGTCGAAGAACGGCCGCTGACCAAGCAACACGCCTGGCGTCACGAGCGGCAGTTGCGTATCGACGCGGCGCACGAACGTGTTCCGGCCCCTGCACACGCCGCCACGCGCGTCCAAGAGCCGGCGACGTAAGTCGCCGGTTCGAAGCGTACACCGGCGCTAACCACGGACTTGCGTCCGTGGCTCTTGAAGATTTCGCGCGGAATTCTTTCGTCGCGACTCGCCTCATCGTCGTTCAGCGCGCGAACCGGTACAATGCCGGCTCATCAATTCTCGGTAAGCTTTCCATCGAGCCACGGATGTCTTTACCCCACTCCTCCGCATCAACCACCAACGAGCCGCAAGTGCTCAGCGTCGCGGCCCTGACCGATCAGATCAAAGGGACGCTCGAAGCAAACTTCGTCGGCGTCTGGGTGGCGGGCGAGATCTCGAACTTCTCCCGGCCGCAATCGGGGCATTGCTACCTGACCTTGAAAGACGAACGGGCTCAGTTGCGCGCGGTCATCTGGCGCGGCACGGCCCAGCGGACTCGGTTCGACCTGCACGACGGGCTCGAAGTGATCTGCTGTGGCGACCTGGAAATCTATCCGCCGCGCGGGACCTATCAACTGGTCATTCGTCAGATCGAGCCCAAGGGGATCGGCGCGCTGGAACTCGCGCTGCGACAACTGCGTGACAAACTGGCCGCCGAAGGATTGTTCGACCCGCGGCACAAGCGCCCATTGCCGCGCTATCCCAAGCGCGTGGCCTTCATCACCAGTCCCACCGGCGCGGCCATTCGCGACTTTCTACAAGTGCTTCGCCGCCGCTGGCTGGGGACCGATGTTCTCGTCGTTCCCACGCGCGTGCAAGGTGAAGGGGCCAGCGCCGAGATCGCGACCGCGCTCGCCGCGGTCAATCGCCTGCAGCCGCCGGTCGACATCATCGTGGTCGGTCGCGGCGGCGGCAGCCTGGAAGACCTCTGGTCGTTCAACGAAGAGGTCCTGGTCCGCGCCGTTCGCGCGTCGAAGATTCCGGTCGTGTCGGCCGTGGGTCACGAGATCGATGTCACGCTGTGCGATCTGGCCGCCGATGTGCGCGCGTTGACGCCCAGCGAAGCCGCCGAGCTGGTGGCCCCGGCGCGCGAAGAGCTGCACGCCCGGTTGCTCGCGACGCAGCAGCGGATGCTCTCGGCCTTGGCCCAGCGCGCGGCTCTGTTGCGCCGCCGGCTCGACAACCTGGCCAGCGCGCGAGCAATGACCCGCCCGTTGGAACTCGTCCATGAACGCGCACAGATGCTCGACGAGCTAGGCGCTCGCGCACGCCGGGCCATCGCTCACACCACCGAAGTCGCCGACCACCGGGTCCGAGCGTTGGCCGGCCGGCTCGAATCGCTCAGCCCCCTGGCGGTGCTGGGACGGGGGTACAGCCTGACCACCCGGGCCGCCGACGGGCTGATTGTGCGCGATGCTGCGCAAGTTGTAGCGGATGATGAGCTTGTAACGCACGTTTCGCGGGGCCAGATCATCAGCCGCGTCCTGCGAACCCAGCCCCCCATAGCCAACCAGGGCGAACCAAACGATACTGGGACTGCGTAATGAACCTGACGTAGTTCGATCGGTTCGAGGAGCCCAGCGGGTGGCGGAAACCAAGGCAGCAGCGGCTGAAATCCCCTTTGAGCAGGCACTGGCCGAGCTCGAAACCATTGTCGGCCAGCTCGAAACCGGCGACACTGGGCTCGAGGCCTCGCTGGCCGCTTACGAGCGGGGCGTAAAGCTGTTGCGCCAATGCCACGGCATTTTGCAGCGGGCCGAACGGAAGATCGAACTGCTGAGCAATGTCGACGCCGCCGGCCAGCCCACCACCGAGCCGTTCGACGATACCGCCACGTTTAACGAGGAATCAGCCGCTGGCACGCGGGCCAGCACACGCAGCCAAAAGCGCTCGGCCGCGAAGCCCGCCGGCGGCAAAACGGCTCGCTCCCGGGATGACCTGGGGGGGGAAGTTGTGGACGACGCGCCCAAGTTGTTTTAGACTAGGGCGTTGCGTCGGTGGCCCGGAACATTACGGCCGCGGCCGACGGCTCGTGCGCGTCGAACGACCGGCGCGCGACCGATGCCACGTGACGGTGCTAACTCTTTTCTTATCTTCAAAGGCCGCCCGCGGATGACCTTGGTCCCCCAACTGACGTTTGCCGAAATGGCTGCGCCAGCCCGGCCGGTGATCGAAGCGGCTCTCAACGCCTCTAGCCAGCCTGCGCCCGGCTGCCCCGAACGGCTGGCCGAGGCCATGCGGTACAGTCTGTTGGCCCCCGCCAAGCGGTTGCGGCCCATTCTGGTCACCATGGCTGCCGAGGCCTGCGACGGCACCATCGAGCGCGCCCTGCCGGCGGCCTGTGCCGTCGAGATGGTGCATACCTACTCGCTGATCCACGACGACCTGCCGGCCATGGACGACGACGACCTGCGCCGCGGCCGGCCGACGTGCCACGTGGTCTATGGTGAGGCAATGGCCATTCTGGCCGGCGACGCCCTGCTGGCCCGGGCCTTTGAAGTTTTGGCCCGCGAGATCAGCCCGGCTGAGGTGGCGGCCCGCGCGGTCGCGCTGCTGGCCGCGGCGGCTGGTCCCGCGGCCCTGGTCGGGGGCCAGGCCGACGATCTGACCAGTGCCGGCCAAGGCGACGTGATGTCGCTCGAATCAATTCATGCCCGCAAGACGGGCGCGATGTTCCTCGTCTCGTTGCAACTCGGCGGGCTAACCGCCGGGGCGACGGCCGAGCAGATGACCGCCCTCGTCGGGTACGGCCGGGCGATGGGCCTGGCGTTCCAGATTATGGACGATCTGCTCGACGTCTCGGGAAGTGAACAAGCGCTCGGCAAGCGGGTGGGCAAGGATGTGGATCGTGGCAAGCTGACGTTTCCTGCCCTGTTGGGTGTGGGCGAAAGCCGGCGTCGCGCCGAGGCCCTGGTGGCCGAGGCGTGTGCCGCGCTGGCGCCGCTGGGCCCACAAGGGGCGGGACTCGAAGCGCTGGCCCGATACGTGTTGGAAAGGGACCGCTAAATGGACGACATGCTTTCCAAGATCGAGTCACCGGAAGATCTGCGCGGACTGAGCGTCGAGCAACTGCAAAGCCTGGCCGGCGAGATGCGCCACGCGCTGTGCAACTTGCTGACCAATCGTACCGCTCACTTTGCCTCGAACCTGGGCGTGGTCGAGTTGTGCCTGGCGCTGCACACCGTGTTCGACTTTCGCCGCGATCGTCTGATCTGGGACACCGGCCACCAGGCCTACCCGCACAAGATGATCACTGGGCGGTACCACGAGTTTGGCACCATTCGGACCAAGGGGGGCCTGTCGGGCTTTCCGAACCCCAACGAAAGCTCGTACGACCTGTTCATGACCGGTCACGCTGGCTGCAGCGTGAGCACCGTGCTGGGGTTGAAGTCGGGTGATGATCTGATTCCGGGCGAGGAAGATCGCCATGCCGTGGCCGTCATCGGCGACGGCGCGTTCCCGTCGGGCATTGTCTTCGAGGCGATGAACAACGCCGGCGGGCTGAAGAAGAAGATGCTCGTCATCTTGAACGACAACAAGATGTCGATCTGCCCCCGCGTCGGCGGCGTGGCCGAATATCTGGACCGGCTGCGGATGAACCCGTTCTATACCGGGTTGAAGCAAGAAGTCGTCAAGGCGCTGCAAAAGGTGCCGCTGTTGGGCGACCCGGTTGAGCGCGTGCTCTGGCAGGCCAAGGAATCGATCAAAGCCGGCCTGCACGGCGGGATGTTGTTCGAGGAACTCGGCTTCCGCTACATGGGACCGATCGACGGGCACAACATGCCCCAGTTGCTCAAGTACCTGCGGCTGGTCAAGGATGTGGACGGGCCGGTGCTGCTGCATATTGTCACCGAAAAGGGGCACGGGTTTCAGCCGGCGGCCAACGATCCGGTCTTTTTTCACACGCCCGCGCCGTTTGAGTTCGACGGTGAGGAAGTCGTCTCGATCAAGAAGCCATCGACCCGCAGCTATACCAACGTGGTCAGCGAGTCGATCCACCGGCTGCTCGAAACCAATCCGCGCGTCACAGTGATGACCGCCGCGATGTGCCAGGGGAACAACCTGGAGCGCATCCGCGACGCCTTCCCGACGCGATTCTTTGACACGGGCATTTGCGAATCGCACGCCGTGGCCTTCGCGGCCGGGCAAGCCAAGGCGGGCTTGCGGCCGATCGTCGACATCTACAGCACCTTCCTGCAGCGCAGCTTTGACCAGATCTTCCAGGAAGTCGCCCTGCAAAACTTGCCCGTCGTGTTCACCTTGGACCGCGCGGGCCTAACCGGGCCGGACGGGCCGACGCATCACGGGATGTTCGACCTGGGCTACATGCGGCTGTTCCCCAACATGACGGTGGCCGCGCCGGGCGACGAAGCCGATCTGGTCGCGATGCTCGATTGGGCGGTCGAACAGCCGGGGCCGGTATCGCTGCGTTATCCCAAGGCGTCGGCCGAAACGGTCGCGCGCCAGTGCGCGCCGATCGAGCCGGGCCGGGCCGAAGTGCTCGATTGGGGTCGCGATGGCATGATCATCGGCTGTGGCACGCTGCTGCCCCAATGCGTGAAGGCGGCCGAGCGACTGCGCAACGAGGGAATGGACGTCGGCGTGATCAACGCCCGGTTCATCAAGCCGTTGGATTCCGAGACCATGCTTCGTGCTTTGGAGCAAAGCAATTGGGTGATCACCGTCGAAGAAGGCGCCCTGACCGGCGGGTTTGGCAGTGCGCTGCTTGAAGAGGCGGCAAACGCCGGCGTGAACGCCAGCCATGTGATCCGGCTGGGCGTGCCCGACCGCTGGATCGAGCACGGCGAGCGGAGCGAATTGCTGGCCCAGTTGGGACTCGACGCGGTGGGCATCGTCCGCACCGCCCAAGCAGCCGCCGGCAGCCACGAACCCGTCCGCACCGGCCCCCGCCGGGCGGTATAATGGTTTAGCGTCATAAGCACCATTACTAACTGCCAGTCGCCGAACCTTTTGAATTGCCGATCAAATTGTCATGGCCATCATCGATCGAACACGGTTGCTGACCGCCGAAGAGTACGGCGAACTGCCGGACCTGGGCTATCCGACGGAATTGGTGCGGGGGCAGATTGTGATGATGAACCGGCCGGCTCCGCGTCACGGTGAAGTTTGCTTGAATGTCGGTTACGAACTCAAAGCATTTCTCAAGGACCATCCCCTTGGACGCCTGGCGGGTAATGATTCGGGCGTGATCACGGGACACGAGCCTGACACGGTACGTGGACCAGACATTGCGTTCTTCAGTTACCAGCGCGTTCCGCAAGGCCCCTTGCCCACTCGCTACTTCAACGTCTTGCCTGAGTTGGTCTTAGAAGTGCTATCCCCTAGCGATCGGCGAAATGAAGTTCTTGCCAAGGTAGCCGAATACCTAACGGCGGGGGTACTTCGCGTGTGCGTCGTCGACGTCGAGCGCGAACTGGTAACCATCTTTTCGCCCGATGCGCCGGAAGTGCAGCTCACTCGCGAGCAGACGTTGACGCTGCCCGAGGTGCTGCCAGGCTTTGCGGTTCCAGTCGCGCAATTGTTCGCGTAAACGCCGCGAACTAGATCGCTTCTCGCCACGGTCTAGCGTCTGGGTGGCACGCCCGTCCTTCGGGCGTGGGGAAGCATGTACCGACCCCGATATTTGATGGGCGATTCCCCACGCCCTGCGCTGCGCTTGGGACGTGCCACCCACGCAACAGTCTCTTGAGAGCTGCTCTAGCGACTACTTCTTCTCAGCCGCGCGTAGGCGGGCGGCATGCACGCGCGCCACGTCCCCCATATAGTGTTCCGACGGGTACTTGTCGGCCGCGGTAAGAATGTGCTCGCGCGCTTTGGCTTCGTCGCCCGTCGCCTCGTAATACAGCCCCAGGTACAAGTGGGCGTAGAACAACTGCTCATTCCGCCGCGCGGCCGGCGGGTCGCCCGCTTCGGCGGCCTTGAGGACCGCCGCCTCGGTTCCTTCGCCGGCGAACAGGGCCTGAATCTCGGCCATCGGCACCCGCGAGTCTCGCGTGATCAGGATCAAATGCTTCCGCGCCTCGGCCAGACCTGATTCACGCGTCGTGCAAAGAAAATGCCAGACGGCGTTCTCGACGTCCTGCGG is a genomic window of Planctomycetota bacterium containing:
- a CDS encoding Uma2 family endonuclease, translated to MAIIDRTRLLTAEEYGELPDLGYPTELVRGQIVMMNRPAPRHGEVCLNVGYELKAFLKDHPLGRLAGNDSGVITGHEPDTVRGPDIAFFSYQRVPQGPLPTRYFNVLPELVLEVLSPSDRRNEVLAKVAEYLTAGVLRVCVVDVERELVTIFSPDAPEVQLTREQTLTLPEVLPGFAVPVAQLFA
- a CDS encoding lysophospholipid acyltransferase family protein; its protein translation is MKLRSPALVGAAGLAAAHTIRAWMSTLDYRVAYYDESIDPVKPSYSGQKIYVFWHEYILFPLYLRGYCNLAMLLSRHGDADLLTRVAHHLGFDFVRGSTYRGAAAALRQMAEKSRTMNLTITPDGPRGPRRELAQGPVYLASKLGLPIVAMGFGYDRPWRLKSWDRFAIPRPFSRARAVVSPELHVPADLDRDGVEEHRLSVEALLRRLTLEAEAWAESGTRKVEERPLTKQHAWRHERQLRIDAAHERVPAPAHAATRVQEPAT
- a CDS encoding diaminopimelate epimerase; the protein is MLFTKMHGIGNDYVYVDCFNQPVPADPAATAQKIADRHFGVGGDGMILICPSTVADARMRMFNADGSESEMCGNGVRCVAKFVYDHGIARKPTLKIETGRGVLSLDVEVQNDRVQQVRVDMGEPILEAANIPVALPGEAAERIVNFPLDRYIPFRGPAEWMDACGIDMHMTCVSTGNPHLMIYCHDVAAVPLETVGPWLERQPIFPRRINVHFVQVHSPGEVTMRTWERGSGITLACGTGASAVCVAGVLTGLSDRQILAHLPGGDLRLEWNEANNHVFMTGPAVEVFSGEWKDGSC
- a CDS encoding 1-deoxy-D-xylulose-5-phosphate synthase — its product is MDDMLSKIESPEDLRGLSVEQLQSLAGEMRHALCNLLTNRTAHFASNLGVVELCLALHTVFDFRRDRLIWDTGHQAYPHKMITGRYHEFGTIRTKGGLSGFPNPNESSYDLFMTGHAGCSVSTVLGLKSGDDLIPGEEDRHAVAVIGDGAFPSGIVFEAMNNAGGLKKKMLVILNDNKMSICPRVGGVAEYLDRLRMNPFYTGLKQEVVKALQKVPLLGDPVERVLWQAKESIKAGLHGGMLFEELGFRYMGPIDGHNMPQLLKYLRLVKDVDGPVLLHIVTEKGHGFQPAANDPVFFHTPAPFEFDGEEVVSIKKPSTRSYTNVVSESIHRLLETNPRVTVMTAAMCQGNNLERIRDAFPTRFFDTGICESHAVAFAAGQAKAGLRPIVDIYSTFLQRSFDQIFQEVALQNLPVVFTLDRAGLTGPDGPTHHGMFDLGYMRLFPNMTVAAPGDEADLVAMLDWAVEQPGPVSLRYPKASAETVARQCAPIEPGRAEVLDWGRDGMIIGCGTLLPQCVKAAERLRNEGMDVGVINARFIKPLDSETMLRALEQSNWVITVEEGALTGGFGSALLEEAANAGVNASHVIRLGVPDRWIEHGERSELLAQLGLDAVGIVRTAQAAAGSHEPVRTGPRRAV
- a CDS encoding polyprenyl synthetase family protein, with amino-acid sequence MTLVPQLTFAEMAAPARPVIEAALNASSQPAPGCPERLAEAMRYSLLAPAKRLRPILVTMAAEACDGTIERALPAACAVEMVHTYSLIHDDLPAMDDDDLRRGRPTCHVVYGEAMAILAGDALLARAFEVLAREISPAEVAARAVALLAAAAGPAALVGGQADDLTSAGQGDVMSLESIHARKTGAMFLVSLQLGGLTAGATAEQMTALVGYGRAMGLAFQIMDDLLDVSGSEQALGKRVGKDVDRGKLTFPALLGVGESRRRAEALVAEACAALAPLGPQGAGLEALARYVLERDR
- the xseA gene encoding exodeoxyribonuclease VII large subunit; this translates as MSLPHSSASTTNEPQVLSVAALTDQIKGTLEANFVGVWVAGEISNFSRPQSGHCYLTLKDERAQLRAVIWRGTAQRTRFDLHDGLEVICCGDLEIYPPRGTYQLVIRQIEPKGIGALELALRQLRDKLAAEGLFDPRHKRPLPRYPKRVAFITSPTGAAIRDFLQVLRRRWLGTDVLVVPTRVQGEGASAEIATALAAVNRLQPPVDIIVVGRGGGSLEDLWSFNEEVLVRAVRASKIPVVSAVGHEIDVTLCDLAADVRALTPSEAAELVAPAREELHARLLATQQRMLSALAQRAALLRRRLDNLASARAMTRPLELVHERAQMLDELGARARRAIAHTTEVADHRVRALAGRLESLSPLAVLGRGYSLTTRAADGLIVRDAAQVVADDELVTHVSRGQIISRVLRTQPPIANQGEPNDTGTA
- a CDS encoding exodeoxyribonuclease VII small subunit, whose product is MAETKAAAAEIPFEQALAELETIVGQLETGDTGLEASLAAYERGVKLLRQCHGILQRAERKIELLSNVDAAGQPTTEPFDDTATFNEESAAGTRASTRSQKRSAAKPAGGKTARSRDDLGGEVVDDAPKLF